The Streptomyces sp. NBC_00162 genome window below encodes:
- a CDS encoding PEP-utilizing enzyme, whose amino-acid sequence MSIATERTFAPPGPGTWFLDPTHFTRPVTRFHAEIFIEEMHRGFGESLRRYGSLLERLDWAFVNGFCYYHPQPLGAPPDATDHPPREVWERLAADHPEIRTRLATSATVFERKLWREDLRRWDEEVRPGLQRERRELQQVEPGLLDTGSLLAYLDRCREHQRRAGYLHHLFNMPALLPMGDLIAHCQEWTGHTTGEILAPLAGSSPDPLADREELAELAAAVAADPRASELLASPARPQELLAALGAVAGRTSTALAEYLETAGWRPVNGEDVGDPCVAELPAVVLAAIRSAVSSSTRPQADARADQRADAAADLRDAVPAAHRSRFDELLAEARLVSRLRDERGSCADLPAIGLTRRAILAAGRRLTEQGRIYAPAHLAEAGYAELRALVHTGSGPDAAELAARAHYRDHARYADAPPMLGPPPGDPLPPDWLPPAAARLERALGAIVLAMFSNPAARTEGRTVHGLGASPGVYEGTARVISGVPEFDRIQPGDVLVTGATTTAFNIVLPLLGAIVTDRGGALSHAAIVAREFAIPGVVGCTDATAVIPDGAWVRVDGRAGEAAVVR is encoded by the coding sequence ATGAGCATCGCCACGGAACGCACTTTCGCTCCACCGGGGCCGGGTACCTGGTTCCTGGACCCGACCCACTTCACCCGCCCGGTGACCCGGTTCCACGCCGAGATCTTCATCGAGGAAATGCACCGCGGCTTCGGAGAGAGCCTCCGCCGGTACGGGTCGCTGCTCGAACGCCTGGACTGGGCCTTCGTCAACGGTTTCTGCTACTACCATCCCCAGCCGCTGGGAGCCCCGCCGGACGCCACGGACCACCCGCCGAGAGAGGTCTGGGAACGCCTTGCCGCCGATCATCCCGAGATCCGCACCAGGCTCGCGACCAGCGCGACCGTCTTCGAGCGCAAGCTGTGGCGCGAGGACCTGCGCCGCTGGGACGAAGAGGTCAGACCCGGGCTACAGCGCGAGCGGCGCGAACTGCAGCAGGTCGAGCCCGGTCTCCTCGATACCGGCAGTCTGCTCGCGTACCTCGACCGGTGCCGGGAGCACCAGCGCCGAGCCGGATACCTGCACCACCTGTTCAACATGCCGGCACTGCTGCCGATGGGCGACCTGATCGCACACTGCCAGGAGTGGACCGGGCACACCACCGGCGAGATCCTGGCCCCGCTGGCCGGATCGAGCCCCGACCCGCTGGCGGACCGGGAGGAACTGGCCGAGCTGGCCGCCGCCGTAGCAGCTGACCCCCGGGCGAGTGAGCTGCTCGCCTCCCCGGCGCGACCCCAGGAGTTGCTGGCGGCGCTGGGGGCCGTCGCGGGACGTACGAGTACCGCCCTCGCCGAGTACCTGGAGACGGCGGGCTGGCGCCCCGTCAATGGCGAGGACGTGGGCGATCCCTGCGTGGCGGAGTTGCCCGCCGTCGTGCTCGCGGCCATTCGCTCGGCGGTCTCCTCCTCGACGAGGCCCCAGGCGGACGCCCGCGCCGACCAGCGCGCCGACGCGGCGGCCGACCTTCGCGACGCCGTACCCGCGGCGCACCGCTCCCGCTTCGACGAGCTGCTCGCCGAGGCGCGGTTGGTCTCCCGGCTGCGCGACGAGCGCGGCTCGTGCGCGGACCTGCCGGCCATCGGACTCACCCGGCGCGCCATCCTGGCGGCCGGCCGACGGCTCACCGAGCAGGGCCGGATCTATGCACCCGCCCATCTGGCCGAGGCGGGCTACGCCGAGCTGCGCGCCCTGGTCCATACGGGCTCCGGGCCCGACGCCGCAGAACTCGCCGCCCGGGCGCACTACCGCGACCACGCCCGGTACGCAGACGCGCCGCCGATGCTGGGTCCACCCCCGGGCGACCCCCTGCCGCCTGATTGGCTGCCGCCCGCCGCGGCACGCCTGGAACGCGCCCTCGGGGCCATCGTCCTTGCCATGTTCAGCAACCCGGCAGCGCGGACCGAGGGGCGGACCGTGCACGGGCTCGGCGCGAGCCCGGGCGTGTACGAGGGCACGGCACGGGTAATCAGCGGCGTGCCCGAGTTCGACCGCATCCAGCCCGGGGACGTCCTGGTCACCGGCGCGACCACCACGGCCTTCAACATCGTCTTGCCACTGCTCGGCGCGATCGTCACCGATCGCGGTGGGGCGCTCTCCCACGCCGCCATCGTCGCCCGGGAGTTCGCCATCCCCGGCGTCGTCGGATGCACGGATGCCACGGCAGTGATACCCGACGGCGCCTGGGTGCGGGTCGACGGCCGGGCCGGAGAGGCGGCGGTGGTCCGATGA
- a CDS encoding TetR/AcrR family transcriptional regulator, with product MKEKRAYESPLRAGQLDQTRQLILAALTEAIADESVQELTIPLVAERAGVAVRTVYRHFPTKEALFAAWSGWAQENLHVLTQSYPDTLDGLRRVAPELYRSYDEHAPLILAMLNSKAARPLREQGRRHRFHSVEAALAELTAEADPVARRRAVAVLYLLVSAPAWQAMRLQAGLDGAEAGTAAAWAVRVLTDELRRDPDGPLRDPGR from the coding sequence ATGAAAGAGAAGCGCGCGTACGAGAGTCCGCTGCGTGCCGGGCAGCTTGATCAGACCCGGCAGCTGATCCTCGCCGCGCTCACCGAGGCCATCGCCGACGAAAGCGTCCAGGAGCTGACCATTCCGCTCGTGGCGGAGCGCGCAGGCGTCGCCGTCCGCACCGTCTACCGGCACTTCCCGACCAAGGAGGCGCTCTTCGCGGCCTGGAGCGGGTGGGCCCAGGAGAATCTGCACGTGCTCACGCAGTCCTACCCGGACACCTTGGACGGGCTGCGCCGCGTGGCGCCGGAGCTCTACCGCTCGTACGACGAGCACGCACCGCTGATCCTCGCCATGCTGAACTCCAAGGCGGCCCGGCCGCTGCGGGAGCAGGGCCGCAGGCACCGGTTCCACTCGGTGGAGGCGGCGCTGGCCGAGCTCACGGCGGAGGCCGACCCGGTAGCCCGACGCCGCGCGGTCGCCGTGCTGTACCTGCTGGTGAGCGCCCCGGCCTGGCAGGCCATGCGGCTGCAGGCAGGGCTCGACGGGGCGGAGGCCGGCACAGCCGCCGCCTGGGCGGTGCGGGTGCTCACGGACGAGCTGCGGCGAGACCCGGACGGCCCGCTACGCGACCCGGGCAGATGA